Proteins encoded within one genomic window of Leptospira stimsonii:
- a CDS encoding ABC transporter ATP-binding protein: MENKDKVESYALTCDSLIKSFGEPPTQVVRGVTFQLKKGEFVSLTGRSGSGKSTLLYMLSGLDRPTSGKVFLDGKDLFQLESKETHSFRNQHIGFVFQFHYLLPELTAIENILMPARKTGMEGIKKEYARNLLKQFDLEHCKDKYPSQMSGGEQQRAAIARALIMNPTFIFADEPTGNLDTANGDKAMEILKRTNAENGTTILFVTHDPEYAAFADRRIHMVDGSIETDRSQNHKREKSAKES; the protein is encoded by the coding sequence ATGGAAAACAAAGACAAGGTAGAATCCTATGCCTTGACCTGCGATTCGCTTATCAAATCGTTCGGGGAACCGCCGACCCAGGTCGTTAGAGGAGTAACGTTCCAACTCAAAAAGGGAGAATTTGTTTCTCTGACGGGGAGATCCGGTTCCGGAAAGTCGACTCTCTTGTATATGTTAAGCGGCCTCGATAGGCCGACATCCGGTAAAGTTTTTCTGGATGGGAAAGATCTTTTCCAATTGGAGAGTAAGGAAACACATAGTTTTCGAAATCAACACATCGGGTTCGTATTTCAATTTCATTATCTTCTTCCGGAATTGACCGCTATTGAGAATATTCTTATGCCGGCGAGGAAAACGGGAATGGAAGGAATCAAAAAGGAATATGCGAGAAATCTGTTAAAGCAATTCGATCTCGAACATTGTAAAGACAAATATCCTTCTCAAATGTCCGGTGGAGAACAACAAAGAGCCGCGATCGCAAGGGCATTGATTATGAATCCTACCTTTATTTTCGCGGACGAGCCGACCGGAAATCTGGACACAGCGAACGGGGATAAGGCGATGGAAATCCTAAAGCGCACCAATGCTGAGAATGGAACTACGATCCTTTTCGTAACGCATGACCCGGAATACGCCGCATTTGCGGACCGAAGAATTCATATGGTCGATGGAAGTATAGAAACCGACCGATCGCAGAATCACAAACGGGAAAAAAGCGCAAAGGAAAGTTGA
- a CDS encoding alkyl sulfatase dimerization domain-containing protein has translation MKYIPWIQGLLLVSILSFPFGCKTSITKDLNEHSHTKLEEFNKEFEKKVYEVVPGVYSAVGFGIANSILIVGKEGLVIVDTLDDLKSSEEVFKEFRKISTLPVKAIFYTHSHPDHIFGSASFLDGGKPEVYAHESLQPTVERLASETTPIIGSRSARMFGNLLKGTDFINAGIGPYLGYNRETRLDYIPPTRVFRDSLSVKIAGISLELIHAPGETDDQIYVWYPEKKVIFTGDNFYKAFPNLYTIRGTWFRSLKNWYQSLDIVRNLKPEHVVPSHGRPLSGSKEIYDVITDYRDAIQYVHDQSLRGINQGLHPDDLVESIKLPPHLARSPYLKEIYGKVSWSVRSLFNGNIGWFSGDPSDLHPLSKDRTAELLTELAGRKEKLLNIAKLKYSKEDFQTSLQLTGHILRIAPKDPEAKKIRIQSLESLGRREENANARNYYLTEALELKENFVAKLQVKPSKQLLRKYPVFVSLSSLITNLDPVKGADVNQKVGFRFRDTKEEFTIHIRNGVAELKTKLLEDADIVVELDSQEWKEMLSKIRNPLTTIVGFRYPKGNAVAFTRFLGNFSPLTPKLTFEKP, from the coding sequence ATGAAATACATTCCCTGGATCCAAGGTCTTCTTCTCGTTTCGATTCTTAGCTTTCCTTTCGGATGTAAGACAAGCATAACAAAGGATTTGAACGAACATTCACATACGAAATTGGAAGAATTCAATAAGGAATTCGAAAAGAAAGTATATGAGGTAGTCCCAGGCGTTTACTCCGCGGTTGGATTCGGTATCGCCAATTCTATCCTTATCGTCGGCAAGGAAGGTCTTGTGATCGTAGATACGTTGGACGACCTCAAATCGAGTGAAGAAGTTTTCAAAGAATTTCGCAAGATATCCACCCTTCCCGTGAAAGCGATCTTCTATACACACAGTCATCCGGATCATATTTTCGGCTCGGCATCGTTCTTAGACGGTGGAAAACCTGAAGTCTACGCTCACGAATCTCTGCAACCAACCGTGGAACGTCTCGCGAGTGAAACAACTCCGATTATCGGATCCAGAAGCGCTCGTATGTTCGGAAATTTATTGAAGGGAACCGATTTTATCAACGCAGGCATCGGACCTTATCTCGGTTACAACAGAGAAACTCGTCTGGATTATATTCCACCCACTCGGGTATTTCGAGATTCACTTTCCGTAAAGATCGCGGGAATTTCCTTAGAATTAATCCACGCACCCGGAGAAACGGACGATCAGATCTATGTTTGGTATCCTGAGAAAAAAGTAATCTTTACAGGCGATAATTTCTACAAAGCATTTCCGAATCTTTATACAATTCGAGGAACTTGGTTTAGGAGTCTTAAGAATTGGTATCAGTCTTTAGACATCGTTAGAAATCTTAAGCCGGAGCACGTAGTCCCCAGTCACGGACGACCTCTTTCCGGTTCCAAAGAAATCTATGACGTCATCACCGATTACAGAGATGCGATTCAATATGTTCACGATCAATCCTTAAGAGGAATCAATCAAGGACTGCATCCGGACGACCTCGTGGAATCGATCAAACTACCTCCTCATTTAGCGAGATCGCCGTATCTTAAGGAAATCTACGGGAAAGTTTCCTGGTCCGTTCGTTCCCTATTTAACGGAAACATTGGTTGGTTTAGCGGAGATCCGTCCGATCTTCACCCTCTTTCCAAAGACAGAACTGCAGAATTGTTAACCGAACTTGCCGGAAGAAAAGAAAAACTTTTGAATATTGCTAAATTAAAATATTCGAAAGAAGATTTTCAAACTTCTCTCCAACTCACTGGTCACATTCTAAGAATTGCCCCGAAAGACCCCGAGGCAAAAAAAATCAGGATTCAATCTTTAGAATCATTGGGAAGACGGGAAGAAAACGCAAATGCAAGAAATTACTATCTGACGGAAGCTCTTGAATTGAAGGAAAACTTCGTCGCCAAACTCCAGGTAAAACCGAGCAAACAGTTGCTTCGGAAATATCCGGTTTTCGTAAGTCTGTCCAGCCTTATAACGAATTTGGATCCGGTAAAGGGCGCCGATGTAAATCAAAAAGTAGGCTTTCGTTTCCGAGACACAAAAGAAGAATTTACGATTCACATCAGAAACGGCGTAGCGGAACTGAAGACGAAGCTACTCGAAGACGCGGACATCGTTGTGGAACTCGATTCTCAAGAATGGAAAGAAATGCTTTCTAAGATCCGAAATCCATTGACGACGATCGTAGGCTTTCGTTATCCGAAGGGCAACGCCGTCGCCTTTACTCGATTTCTCGGAAACTTTTCACCACTGACTCCCAAACTTACTTTCGAGAAACCGTGA
- a CDS encoding peptidylprolyl isomerase, translating into MFFKEVSLWRNPELFLTTGAVFGFLLAVVGLIYPERENLLTDSIAEVNGNQIQKDEYFRALSGYASDTRNPIDETVKRRILDRLIEEELLVQRGLELGYANQDRAIRSKIVNAVIQSVISEQVSRKPNEFELRTYFFSNREKFAHSARYKVVVYMESDEDSAKQLVAMIRKKIPISLSSKVEEVPSGFLPLRKILDYLGTDLVGVLVRLKPGEVSDPVKSGGGYSIIQLLEQKPGQIPAFHSIRNEVEASYIHEKGDEALREYLDWLRSKAKIEIADLGE; encoded by the coding sequence ATGTTTTTTAAAGAGGTAAGCCTTTGGCGGAACCCCGAGCTATTTTTAACTACGGGTGCGGTCTTCGGATTTCTTTTGGCGGTAGTCGGGTTGATTTATCCGGAACGAGAAAATTTGTTAACCGACTCGATCGCAGAAGTCAATGGAAACCAAATTCAAAAAGATGAATATTTTCGCGCACTATCGGGGTATGCTTCGGATACCAGAAACCCGATCGACGAAACTGTAAAAAGAAGAATCTTAGATCGTTTGATCGAAGAGGAACTTTTGGTTCAGAGAGGTTTGGAACTAGGTTATGCGAATCAAGATCGCGCCATACGGTCCAAGATCGTGAACGCGGTGATCCAATCGGTAATTTCCGAGCAAGTATCGAGAAAACCAAACGAATTCGAACTTCGAACTTATTTTTTTTCAAACCGAGAAAAATTCGCTCACTCTGCGAGATATAAGGTCGTCGTTTACATGGAATCGGACGAGGATTCGGCGAAACAATTAGTCGCTATGATTCGCAAGAAGATTCCTATTTCTCTTTCTTCAAAAGTGGAGGAAGTGCCGAGCGGTTTTTTGCCTTTGCGAAAAATCTTGGATTACCTCGGGACTGATCTGGTTGGAGTTTTAGTTCGTTTGAAGCCGGGAGAGGTTTCCGATCCTGTAAAGTCGGGAGGAGGATATTCCATCATCCAACTCCTAGAACAAAAGCCTGGTCAAATTCCCGCATTTCATTCGATCAGGAATGAAGTTGAAGCGTCATATATCCACGAAAAAGGGGACGAAGCGCTCAGAGAATATTTGGATTGGCTACGTTCAAAAGCGAAAATAGAAATCGCGGATCTCGGAGAATGA
- a CDS encoding efflux RND transporter periplasmic adaptor subunit, which produces MNKALVFIKLIWTSRLGRIASIGVLIVLLAFGSYLVIREKRTEVSPKVGPIVELVYSLGTVKSDRVYHLKLGVTSSIRKIFVKEGEMVKEGQELLISDSGSNFRAPFSGTVTSVPFQEGEVVMPGAPVLTMMDLKKTYILLSLDQDSVLRIRPGQRAELSFETIRGTKVMGKVNRVYPSDGQFYVRVDVESMPEGTLPEMTADVAVEVARKENALLIPVKSVEKGKIRVRRNGKILLLDAKVGAVDGEWCEVLENVVLETDTVYLDGGR; this is translated from the coding sequence ATGAACAAGGCATTGGTTTTTATCAAATTGATTTGGACTTCTCGTCTGGGTAGAATTGCTTCGATCGGCGTTCTGATCGTATTGCTCGCTTTCGGATCTTATCTTGTGATTCGAGAAAAGCGAACGGAAGTTTCTCCAAAGGTAGGTCCGATTGTAGAACTCGTCTATTCTCTTGGAACCGTTAAATCCGATCGAGTCTATCACCTCAAACTTGGAGTGACTTCTTCCATTCGAAAGATCTTCGTGAAAGAAGGCGAAATGGTCAAAGAAGGCCAAGAACTTCTTATCTCCGATTCCGGCTCGAACTTTCGCGCTCCTTTTTCGGGAACCGTCACGTCGGTTCCGTTTCAGGAAGGAGAGGTCGTGATGCCCGGCGCTCCAGTTCTCACGATGATGGATTTAAAAAAGACTTATATTCTTTTATCCTTGGATCAGGATTCCGTTCTTCGGATCAGACCCGGTCAAAGAGCCGAATTGAGTTTTGAAACGATTCGAGGGACGAAGGTGATGGGTAAAGTAAACAGAGTTTATCCATCCGACGGTCAATTTTATGTAAGAGTTGACGTTGAGTCCATGCCCGAAGGAACGCTTCCCGAAATGACTGCGGACGTTGCGGTGGAAGTTGCAAGAAAAGAGAACGCTCTTTTGATTCCGGTTAAATCGGTGGAAAAAGGAAAAATACGCGTTAGACGAAACGGAAAGATTCTCCTTCTGGACGCGAAAGTGGGAGCCGTCGACGGAGAATGGTGTGAAGTCCTGGAGAATGTCGTATTAGAAACGGATACCGTTTATTTGGACGGGGGACGTTAA
- a CDS encoding DUF3147 family protein, with translation MLYLFFKYTLTSLLIVAISEVARRNDKLAAFIGSLPMITLLTLIWLKLEESDSSKIENHAYYTFWYVIPSLPMLFFFPRIHQSMGFWPALGTTIGSTLILYLGFALVLKKFGIDLL, from the coding sequence ATGCTCTACTTATTTTTCAAATACACGCTGACTTCCCTTTTGATCGTGGCGATCTCTGAGGTCGCAAGGAGAAACGATAAACTCGCGGCCTTCATCGGATCTTTGCCGATGATTACGCTCCTAACGTTGATTTGGTTAAAACTGGAGGAGTCGGATTCTTCCAAAATCGAAAATCATGCGTATTATACGTTCTGGTATGTGATCCCAAGCCTTCCGATGCTTTTCTTCTTTCCAAGGATCCACCAATCCATGGGTTTTTGGCCTGCGTTAGGAACGACCATCGGATCCACTCTGATTCTCTATCTTGGCTTCGCGCTTGTTTTGAAAAAATTCGGAATCGATCTACTTTAG
- a CDS encoding eRF1 domain 2 produces MPHCILWIDQSVAKKFVLSKDTVDTQIIHHKGRPEHHDHHPDRFNLIQNEDLKHFFEDVAKNLSPEEDLLIAGPGLAKTHFLTYLEKHHPPLAKTVLAEIVMDHITDPEIVAEAKKYYEKKHIRL; encoded by the coding sequence ATGCCACATTGTATTCTATGGATTGATCAATCGGTCGCGAAGAAATTTGTTCTGAGTAAGGATACCGTGGACACTCAGATCATCCACCACAAAGGAAGACCGGAACACCACGACCATCATCCCGATCGTTTCAACCTGATCCAAAACGAAGACCTCAAACATTTTTTCGAAGATGTGGCGAAAAACCTATCCCCGGAAGAGGATTTGTTGATTGCGGGGCCCGGTTTGGCGAAGACTCATTTTCTCACCTACTTGGAAAAACACCATCCACCTTTGGCGAAAACGGTTCTTGCAGAAATCGTAATGGACCATATCACCGATCCGGAAATCGTTGCCGAGGCAAAAAAATACTACGAGAAAAAACATATTCGACTCTAA
- a CDS encoding ABC transporter permease, whose protein sequence is MFFLAIRQLISRPQQTFLTFLGILLGTAGYVVFSGMMLGFQEYITDQLVNNDAQIRISPRDEVLKEESFKGVFFEGNSVRWIKPPSGKTDSTQLTNVKGWFLKLDQDERVEAYAPQLNRQLIFKFGKQTLPGKLQGIDPVRQMRVTTIGKYVEKGNLKDLDRGGDIIFAGAGLLERLGAEAGDIVQVISPNGTISNVKVGGIIRVGNRMIDEVSVYASLRTVQRITQANGIVSEIAIRLKDVSRAAEVATEWSFFTRDKVQSWDQAYESILSVFKTQNIVRDTTTFTIILVVAFGIYNVLNMVVNHKKKEIAILRSVGFDEGDTIRLFIIQGLLLGLIGAIFGLILGALACYSLDGYPLGGASQKGPMINVMKISWNYMIYVNAFLLSVLTSGIAAYIPARSASKLSPVEIIRGST, encoded by the coding sequence ATGTTTTTTTTAGCAATCAGGCAGTTGATCAGTAGACCTCAACAAACCTTCCTTACTTTTTTGGGTATTCTTTTAGGAACGGCAGGGTACGTCGTTTTCTCAGGGATGATGCTCGGATTTCAGGAATACATCACGGATCAGCTCGTGAACAACGACGCACAGATTCGAATTTCACCGAGGGACGAAGTTTTAAAGGAAGAAAGTTTCAAAGGAGTTTTCTTCGAGGGAAACTCAGTTCGTTGGATCAAACCTCCTTCCGGAAAAACCGATTCCACTCAATTGACGAACGTAAAGGGTTGGTTTTTGAAATTGGATCAAGACGAAAGAGTGGAAGCATATGCTCCCCAGCTCAATCGACAATTGATTTTCAAATTCGGCAAACAAACCCTACCCGGAAAATTACAAGGCATCGATCCAGTAAGGCAGATGCGCGTTACTACGATCGGCAAATACGTCGAGAAGGGAAATCTGAAGGATTTAGATCGGGGTGGAGATATCATCTTCGCCGGCGCCGGACTTCTGGAACGCTTGGGAGCCGAGGCGGGAGATATCGTTCAAGTAATTTCGCCTAACGGAACAATATCGAACGTCAAAGTGGGCGGGATCATTCGAGTAGGAAATCGAATGATCGACGAAGTATCCGTCTACGCCTCACTTCGAACGGTTCAGAGAATCACACAGGCGAACGGAATCGTATCGGAGATTGCGATTCGATTGAAGGACGTCTCCAGAGCGGCCGAAGTCGCTACGGAGTGGTCTTTTTTTACGAGGGACAAGGTTCAGAGCTGGGACCAGGCCTATGAAAGTATTCTTTCCGTATTCAAAACTCAGAATATAGTTCGGGATACCACCACGTTTACGATCATTCTGGTCGTTGCGTTCGGAATCTACAATGTCTTAAATATGGTTGTGAATCATAAAAAGAAAGAAATTGCGATTCTGAGATCGGTCGGCTTCGACGAAGGGGACACGATTCGATTGTTTATCATACAAGGACTTCTTTTGGGTTTGATCGGCGCGATTTTCGGTTTGATCCTCGGTGCCTTGGCCTGCTACTCCTTGGACGGTTATCCGTTGGGAGGTGCGAGTCAAAAAGGTCCGATGATCAACGTAATGAAAATTTCCTGGAATTATATGATCTACGTGAATGCGTTTCTTCTTTCGGTCCTTACGAGTGGAATCGCCGCTTATATTCCCGCTCGTTCCGCTTCCAAGTTATCACCCGTGGAAATCATTCGAGGTAGCACGTGA
- a CDS encoding putative Ig domain-containing protein, whose amino-acid sequence MKLVFWDQPISRLLIAVLSFGILSVFLSGCLHNESSQDTLVLLGNPISDSLPNTGSSPILPNVSYSNTSLLFVKNIAILPVVPVATGNPTTFSISPSLPSGLTWNSSTGEIAGTPTSSQNSTSYTITASNTNGSNATTIDITIQALDSFWGAYLKASNAENFAGNGDSFGIKVAVSGDTMVVGATGEDSNQTTITNTPGPFLTSTTDNDGASNSGAAYVFRRIGANWVLESYIKAPNAEAQDAFGTSVAISGDTIVIGAIGEDSNVTTVANAPNPGLTPAGDNDSAANSGAAYVFRRSGTTWAWEAYLKAPNTGSTNQFGNLVAISGDTIVVSAIFEDSDQSSITNSPSTFVSNTNATDSGAAYVYQRTGSNWAFQSYLKAPNAEANDNFGSSLAISEDSNTIAIGAKWERSNQTTISDSSDPNLTPTTDNDTFPLGSGSGAVYVYTKSGSNWVWQAYIKSPNNEASDQFGVSLSLSGNRIVVGATGEDSNQGTIVNAPDPSLTPAGDNDSAANSGAAYVFVRSGTTWSWEAYLKAPNPENFSASGDLFGTSVSILGDMIVVGATGEDSTLPSLINFPSAFPTATSDNDGATNSGAVYVFHRSSSGWNLQSYIKAPNAENVSGIGDGFGTSIGISNDCVVVGANGEDSSQALNFFNPSTPPNAASDDDTALNSGAVYTFDR is encoded by the coding sequence ATGAAACTAGTATTTTGGGATCAACCCATTTCACGACTTTTGATAGCCGTTCTTTCCTTTGGAATTCTTAGCGTTTTCCTTTCCGGTTGCCTACACAACGAATCCTCGCAGGATACACTCGTCTTACTGGGAAATCCAATTTCGGATTCACTTCCAAACACGGGAAGTAGTCCTATTCTTCCAAACGTTTCCTACTCCAACACTTCACTTCTTTTTGTAAAAAATATTGCGATTCTTCCTGTCGTACCGGTAGCCACCGGAAACCCGACCACATTCTCCATTTCTCCTTCTCTTCCCTCGGGATTGACTTGGAATTCAAGTACGGGAGAAATCGCGGGCACACCGACAAGCTCGCAGAACTCCACTTCCTACACGATTACGGCCTCCAACACAAACGGTTCGAACGCAACGACGATCGATATTACGATTCAAGCTTTGGATTCGTTTTGGGGTGCATATCTAAAGGCTTCGAACGCGGAAAACTTCGCTGGAAACGGAGATAGTTTTGGAATTAAGGTCGCCGTCTCCGGAGACACCATGGTGGTCGGAGCTACGGGTGAGGATAGCAACCAAACAACGATCACAAACACTCCCGGACCGTTTTTAACTTCGACGACGGACAATGATGGAGCCTCCAATTCCGGTGCCGCCTACGTTTTTCGCAGAATCGGCGCCAACTGGGTTTTAGAATCTTACATCAAGGCCCCGAATGCGGAAGCCCAAGACGCGTTCGGTACTAGCGTCGCGATCTCGGGGGATACGATCGTCATTGGAGCCATTGGAGAAGACAGTAACGTTACCACCGTGGCCAATGCTCCGAACCCAGGTCTGACTCCGGCGGGAGACAACGATTCTGCCGCAAATTCGGGAGCCGCGTATGTGTTTCGTCGATCAGGAACCACTTGGGCCTGGGAAGCCTATTTAAAAGCGCCAAACACGGGTTCCACGAATCAATTCGGAAACCTAGTGGCGATCTCGGGCGATACCATTGTCGTCTCCGCGATCTTCGAAGATTCCGATCAGTCTTCGATCACGAATTCTCCTTCCACTTTCGTAAGCAATACGAATGCCACCGATTCGGGAGCGGCGTACGTTTATCAAAGAACGGGAAGCAACTGGGCGTTTCAATCCTACCTCAAAGCGCCTAACGCGGAAGCAAACGACAATTTCGGTTCAAGTCTTGCCATATCAGAAGATTCGAATACGATCGCGATTGGCGCAAAATGGGAACGGAGCAACCAGACGACTATATCCGATTCCTCGGATCCGAATCTAACTCCCACTACAGATAACGATACGTTCCCGTTAGGTTCCGGATCGGGCGCAGTCTATGTATATACGAAGAGTGGAAGCAATTGGGTCTGGCAGGCATATATCAAGTCGCCGAACAATGAGGCATCCGATCAATTCGGAGTCAGCTTATCTCTTTCCGGAAATCGAATCGTAGTCGGCGCAACAGGAGAGGACAGCAATCAAGGGACGATTGTCAACGCACCCGATCCAAGCTTAACTCCTGCCGGGGACAATGATTCCGCCGCAAATTCTGGAGCCGCGTATGTATTTGTGCGCTCCGGAACCACTTGGTCTTGGGAAGCCTACCTAAAGGCACCGAATCCAGAGAATTTTTCCGCAAGCGGAGACCTATTCGGGACGAGCGTCTCCATTCTTGGAGATATGATCGTAGTCGGCGCCACGGGAGAAGACAGCACGCTTCCTTCCTTAATCAATTTTCCCTCCGCTTTTCCAACCGCGACGTCCGATAACGACGGAGCTACGAACTCGGGAGCGGTGTATGTTTTTCATAGATCGAGTTCCGGCTGGAACCTTCAGTCTTATATCAAGGCACCAAACGCGGAGAATGTGAGTGGAATCGGTGACGGCTTCGGAACAAGCATCGGAATCTCGAACGATTGTGTCGTCGTAGGTGCGAACGGAGAAGACAGTTCCCAAGCTTTGAACTTTTTTAATCCGAGCACTCCACCGAATGCCGCTTCCGATGACGATACGGCCCTCAACTCCGGAGCCGTTTATACCTTCGATCGTTAA
- a CDS encoding OmpP1/FadL family transporter, giving the protein MQTLLKRISKGTLVFLLIPALWIQSTNLFAIASNGRNAINARYEGLAGVNFALGGSPIDVALNPANLSLTKGKKIEFGLGGTYAQVKFQDQFIDKDPNFDYTNSKTRSSGGSAPYIALKLPVTENIDYGFATYVYGGVNGAAEKINRNTPTGESVNQWAGVDLPGPLGSSSRIQETSINRGVFLKAVNGLTFRIGRLSLGATLELNYASQFRSVKYYDASGTVELPGQGYRYDSRQNALALSGILGSNYTITDWLRVAYVYQTRTTFPFDGSYSIGLNNPRYYKSTGASYQFNLPEKHGLGFAIGPENFKVGIDFVYSNYGSYLKNVKQNLQDPWFPSPQGQTANVVGHLNYRDQWGALIGLEHKITPEWTYRLGYSYNSPVVSSNGLNGAQGIVLTLQHVIAAGFSYGNGPWSFDFGASYFLPGRQIEGGKGTDWALTHVVNGPNNKNLVGYSYNTQALQSISINFGATRSFE; this is encoded by the coding sequence ATGCAGACCCTATTGAAACGGATTTCCAAAGGAACGTTAGTGTTCCTTCTTATCCCCGCTTTATGGATACAATCTACAAATCTTTTTGCGATTGCGAGTAACGGTAGAAACGCGATCAACGCGAGATATGAGGGGCTTGCCGGCGTGAATTTTGCGTTAGGAGGTTCTCCCATCGATGTCGCATTAAATCCGGCGAATCTTTCGCTGACAAAGGGAAAGAAGATCGAATTCGGACTCGGCGGCACTTACGCACAAGTGAAATTCCAGGATCAATTCATCGACAAAGATCCGAATTTTGATTACACGAATTCCAAAACGAGAAGTTCGGGAGGATCGGCGCCTTACATAGCGTTAAAACTTCCCGTTACGGAAAACATCGACTATGGTTTTGCAACCTACGTTTACGGAGGAGTCAACGGTGCGGCGGAGAAGATCAATCGAAACACTCCTACCGGGGAATCCGTCAATCAATGGGCCGGAGTGGACTTACCGGGACCACTCGGCTCGAGCTCGCGGATCCAAGAAACCTCAATCAATCGAGGAGTTTTTCTCAAAGCAGTAAACGGTTTAACGTTTCGAATTGGAAGACTTTCCTTAGGAGCCACTCTTGAATTGAACTATGCATCCCAATTTCGAAGCGTTAAATACTACGACGCGTCCGGAACCGTGGAGCTACCGGGACAAGGCTATCGATATGACAGCAGACAGAATGCCTTAGCGCTCAGTGGAATATTAGGATCCAATTACACGATCACCGATTGGTTGAGAGTCGCGTATGTATATCAAACCAGAACCACTTTCCCGTTTGACGGATCTTATTCCATAGGATTAAACAATCCTCGTTACTACAAGTCGACCGGAGCTTCCTATCAATTCAACCTTCCTGAAAAACACGGTCTCGGTTTCGCGATCGGCCCCGAAAATTTCAAAGTTGGAATCGACTTCGTTTACTCAAACTACGGTTCTTATCTTAAGAATGTGAAACAAAATTTGCAAGATCCCTGGTTTCCAAGTCCTCAAGGCCAAACTGCAAACGTAGTCGGTCACTTGAATTACCGAGATCAATGGGGTGCTTTGATCGGCTTGGAACACAAGATAACACCGGAATGGACGTATCGACTCGGCTATAGTTATAATTCTCCCGTAGTATCCAGCAACGGATTGAACGGCGCGCAAGGAATCGTACTTACCTTGCAACACGTGATTGCCGCGGGCTTTAGTTATGGTAACGGCCCGTGGAGTTTTGATTTTGGTGCGAGCTACTTTCTCCCCGGGAGACAAATCGAAGGTGGAAAGGGAACGGATTGGGCCCTCACTCATGTCGTAAACGGACCGAACAATAAGAATCTGGTCGGCTATTCTTATAACACACAAGCTCTCCAATCGATAAGTATCAATTTTGGCGCGACAAGGTCTTTTGAATGA